Proteins encoded together in one Rossellomorea sp. y25 window:
- the refZ gene encoding forespore capture DNA-binding protein RefZ — MKKLDTSIPTKEAIFQAAVYLFYDHGFDGTSVRDIAKRANVNPATISYYFKGKQGVLEACFTQFFEQYLRFLQEEVEALNYVSADLCLKRAVYKILKFQSEHHQLSRFIWREVSIDSQVVREIISSYLMKERYYMKRLFEQGMKDHALKKQPVSFLVIQLKSMLTMPFLNSQQLREVWQMFPQEYYFIDQYYKNIDQWIDLLLVSEAKEVMKKELII; from the coding sequence ATGAAAAAACTAGATACCTCCATACCGACGAAAGAAGCTATTTTTCAAGCAGCCGTGTATTTGTTTTATGATCATGGTTTTGATGGGACCTCTGTCCGGGATATAGCAAAAAGAGCGAATGTAAACCCTGCTACCATCTCCTATTACTTTAAAGGGAAGCAGGGAGTATTAGAAGCATGCTTTACTCAATTCTTTGAACAGTATCTGCGCTTTCTTCAGGAAGAAGTGGAAGCATTGAACTATGTAAGTGCTGATTTATGCTTAAAGCGGGCAGTGTACAAAATCTTGAAATTCCAAAGTGAACATCATCAATTATCCAGGTTCATCTGGAGGGAAGTTTCGATTGATTCACAGGTTGTGCGTGAAATCATTTCTTCTTATCTAATGAAAGAAAGATATTATATGAAGCGATTGTTTGAACAAGGGATGAAAGATCATGCCCTGAAGAAGCAGCCTGTCAGCTTTTTAGTGATTCAGCTCAAGTCCATGCTGACGATGCCGTTTCTCAATAGCCAGCAATTAAGGGAAGTATGGCAAATGTTTCCTCAGGAATATTATTTTATCGATCAATACTACAAGAATATTGATCAATGGATTGATTTATTACTCGTTTCAGAAGCGAAGGAAGTCATGAAGAAAGAGCTGATTATCTAA
- a CDS encoding GAF domain-containing protein, with translation MFKAEKYQGTKEQGFGLVTKQLKALLEGEPNQIANLSNASALLNQFMDRINWVGFYLYEEESKQLVLGPFQGLPACVRIPLGRGVCGTSASEQKTLLIDDVHQFPGHIACDAASQSEIVIPLVKEGKLIGVLDIDSPEKARFDEEDQKYLEIFVEELMRHL, from the coding sequence GTGTTTAAAGCAGAAAAATATCAAGGTACAAAGGAACAGGGCTTTGGTCTTGTTACGAAACAACTGAAAGCTTTATTAGAAGGTGAACCAAATCAAATAGCGAATTTAAGCAATGCTTCCGCCCTTTTAAATCAATTCATGGACCGTATTAACTGGGTAGGCTTTTATTTATATGAAGAAGAAAGCAAACAATTGGTATTAGGACCATTCCAGGGTCTGCCTGCATGCGTGAGAATCCCATTAGGAAGAGGCGTTTGCGGTACATCCGCAAGTGAACAAAAAACGCTTCTGATCGATGATGTCCACCAATTCCCGGGACATATCGCCTGTGATGCAGCCTCTCAATCAGAGATTGTCATCCCTCTTGTGAAAGAAGGAAAACTGATCGGAGTCCTGGATATTGATAGTCCGGAAAAAGCTAGATTTGATGAAGAGGATCAGAAGTATCTGGAAATCTTTGTGGAAGAACTAATGCGTCACCTTTAA
- the rpsD gene encoding 30S ribosomal protein S4 produces the protein MARYTGPSWKLSRRLGISLSGTGKELEKRPYAPGQHGPNQRKKISEYGLQLQEKQKLRHMYGVTERQFRNLFDQAGKLQGKHGENFMALLECRLDNVVYRLGLARTRRQARQLVNHGHVTVNGSRVDIPSFRVLPGQTISVREKSRNLDIIKEAMEVNSFVPEFLTFDADKLEGTFTRVPERSELPAEINEALIVEFYSR, from the coding sequence ATGGCTCGATATACTGGCCCAAGCTGGAAATTATCTCGTCGTCTTGGAATCTCTCTAAGCGGTACGGGTAAAGAATTAGAAAAGCGTCCTTACGCTCCTGGACAACATGGTCCAAACCAACGTAAAAAAATCTCTGAGTACGGTTTACAACTTCAAGAGAAGCAAAAACTTCGTCACATGTACGGAGTAACTGAGCGTCAATTCCGTAACCTATTTGACCAAGCTGGCAAATTACAAGGTAAACACGGTGAAAACTTCATGGCGCTACTTGAGTGCCGCCTGGATAACGTTGTTTATCGTTTAGGTCTTGCTCGTACTCGCCGTCAAGCACGTCAACTTGTTAACCACGGTCACGTTACAGTGAACGGATCTCGCGTAGACATCCCTTCATTCCGCGTTCTTCCTGGTCAAACAATCTCAGTTCGTGAAAAATCACGTAACCTTGACATCATCAAAGAAGCGATGGAAGTGAACAGCTTTGTTCCTGAATTCCTAACTTTCGATGCTGACAAATTAGAAGGTACATTCACTCGCGTTCCTGAGCGTTCTGAATTACCAGCTGAAATCAATGAAGCTCTTATCGTTGAGTTCTACTCTCGTTAA
- a CDS encoding sensor domain-containing diguanylate cyclase: MYVIHHSLLEYKSKLFDLIYEEMSAESGHSAQLQKWLTIIKDCLDIDRAFLYFYSESAYFLYHPGHNRDVPLTLAETKEEYILPPVMVEEEEHFTIRFHFTNKDGSPLAILLVKREDRKEKVDEGWLHAFWEASNQFLQHTGGIQTVLEDEKRYRELFKVTEIFHSTRDVHTLLVQIIETLKQVFPIDEFHLLLSNDRYEFGTLPIKNFDFDRANESAMQAFVNGNIEVGEQNVLYAPLRGKQGIYGVLEVKSKSNATFTDQKIEFIRLLAYTTGSALENAKLYEQSKRLITDLQLINETSHQLNLNLRLTDTVMFLKKQIKRSFQASAIGFVLHQEGEYRILEESSSVFFEEEGEKYISYVKERIEKERDAIFLGDVSDRFDMGAAFPSVMAVPMIQNEALLGFCVVLHKEPYMFSFDMYKLLQSFIHHSTLAITNATLREKLEHMVITDHMTKLFARNFLDEEMESSMGKDSLGTFLLIDIDDFKAINDNYGHQIGDEVIIGVANLIKGIVSHHGFVARWGGEELAVYLPSLDVEDGLVIAQRIVEQIPIKTDPSVTLSCGLSTWRGWDDQCPKSVKELVKKADDALYHAKNNGKNQVVKDCDGMIME; this comes from the coding sequence ATGTATGTAATTCATCATTCTTTACTTGAATATAAGTCAAAGCTTTTTGATTTAATATATGAAGAAATGTCAGCAGAGTCGGGGCATTCTGCTCAATTGCAAAAGTGGCTGACGATTATCAAAGACTGCCTTGATATTGATCGGGCATTTTTATATTTTTATAGCGAGTCTGCCTATTTCTTATATCACCCCGGTCACAATAGGGATGTTCCTCTCACTCTTGCTGAAACAAAGGAGGAATACATTCTTCCTCCTGTTATGGTCGAGGAAGAGGAACATTTCACCATTCGTTTTCACTTTACGAATAAAGATGGCAGTCCTTTAGCGATTCTTTTAGTAAAGAGGGAGGATCGGAAAGAAAAGGTGGATGAAGGCTGGCTCCATGCCTTTTGGGAAGCAAGCAATCAGTTTTTACAGCATACAGGTGGAATCCAGACCGTACTCGAAGATGAGAAACGGTACAGGGAATTATTTAAAGTAACAGAGATCTTTCACTCCACTAGGGATGTCCATACGCTTCTCGTACAGATCATTGAAACGCTGAAGCAAGTGTTCCCAATTGATGAATTTCACTTGTTATTGTCTAACGACCGGTATGAATTCGGGACTCTCCCCATTAAAAACTTTGACTTTGATCGTGCCAATGAGTCTGCCATGCAGGCATTTGTGAATGGGAATATTGAAGTCGGGGAACAGAATGTCCTATATGCACCTTTAAGAGGGAAGCAGGGAATCTATGGGGTACTTGAGGTGAAGTCAAAATCCAATGCAACCTTCACGGACCAGAAGATAGAGTTCATTCGTTTGCTTGCCTATACGACAGGGAGCGCTCTTGAAAATGCCAAGCTCTATGAACAATCTAAACGGCTCATTACCGATCTGCAGCTTATTAATGAAACCTCCCACCAATTAAACTTGAATTTGCGTTTGACGGATACGGTTATGTTTTTAAAGAAGCAGATTAAACGTTCCTTTCAAGCATCAGCGATTGGATTTGTACTCCATCAAGAAGGGGAGTATAGAATCCTGGAAGAAAGCTCTTCTGTTTTTTTTGAAGAAGAAGGGGAAAAGTACATCTCTTATGTAAAGGAGAGAATCGAGAAGGAACGGGATGCGATCTTTTTAGGAGATGTGAGCGATCGATTTGATATGGGGGCGGCCTTTCCATCCGTCATGGCCGTGCCCATGATTCAGAATGAAGCCCTGCTAGGGTTTTGCGTAGTGTTACATAAAGAACCATACATGTTTTCATTTGATATGTATAAGCTGCTTCAGTCCTTTATCCATCACTCGACCCTTGCGATAACCAATGCAACCCTTCGTGAAAAGCTTGAGCATATGGTCATTACCGATCATATGACCAAACTATTCGCACGAAATTTTCTCGATGAGGAAATGGAATCTTCCATGGGTAAGGATTCATTGGGAACCTTCCTGTTAATTGATATCGATGATTTCAAAGCCATTAATGATAATTACGGACATCAAATTGGTGATGAAGTCATAATCGGGGTGGCGAACCTGATTAAAGGAATCGTAAGTCATCATGGATTTGTTGCCAGATGGGGAGGAGAGGAATTAGCGGTCTATTTACCTTCTCTTGATGTTGAGGATGGATTGGTGATTGCTCAACGCATTGTCGAACAGATTCCTATAAAAACGGATCCTTCCGTAACCCTGTCCTGTGGATTATCCACTTGGAGAGGATGGGATGACCAGTGCCCCAAATCTGTGAAGGAATTAGTAAAAAAAGCAGATGATGCACTCTATCATGCAAAGAATAATGGTAAGAACCAGGTTGTGAAAGATTGTGATGGAATGATCATGGAATAA
- the megL gene encoding methionine gamma-lyase yields the protein MKEEKRFETRVIHEGYASSRHFDSLAPPLYQTSTYTFANAKQGENRFAGEEEGYIYSRLGNPTVSILEDRMASLEGGGAALAFGSGMAAVSAVLFSLTKSGDHVLCSQGVYGCTFGLLQLLQEKFSIQHDFSSMSTEEEIREKITEQTSCIYVETPINPTMQLIDLELVVKVAREKGIPVVVDNTFCSPYLQRPLELGCDIVIHSATKYIGGHGDVVAGLVVGSQEKMAEIRMTTQKDIGGIISPFDAWLLLRGLKTLAVRMDRHCESAEKIAGLLAEHPAVETVIYPGHSNHPQHEVMRKQMKKAGGMISFTIKGSKEEAQKLMDDLEMIKIAVSLGDAETLIQHPATMTHAVVPEESRKSMGISDTLLRLSVGLEAPEDIWDDLSQALDKA from the coding sequence ATGAAAGAAGAGAAGCGTTTTGAAACAAGGGTGATTCATGAGGGGTATGCATCATCCCGGCATTTTGATAGTTTAGCGCCACCTTTATATCAAACTTCTACTTATACCTTTGCAAATGCGAAACAAGGGGAAAATCGATTTGCTGGTGAAGAGGAAGGATATATATATTCAAGATTGGGAAATCCGACAGTATCGATTCTGGAAGACAGAATGGCATCGTTAGAGGGTGGCGGGGCTGCCCTTGCCTTTGGTTCCGGTATGGCAGCTGTATCCGCCGTGTTATTTTCCTTAACCAAATCAGGAGATCATGTCCTATGCTCTCAAGGGGTTTATGGCTGTACGTTCGGCCTGCTTCAGCTGCTTCAAGAGAAATTTTCCATTCAACATGACTTTTCTTCCATGAGTACAGAAGAGGAAATCCGTGAGAAAATCACGGAACAAACGAGCTGTATCTATGTTGAAACACCAATCAATCCGACTATGCAGTTAATCGATCTTGAGCTTGTCGTGAAGGTCGCACGGGAAAAAGGAATTCCAGTAGTGGTCGATAATACATTCTGTTCTCCTTATTTACAACGACCATTGGAACTGGGATGCGATATTGTCATTCATAGCGCGACGAAGTACATTGGCGGTCATGGAGATGTGGTCGCGGGGCTCGTTGTGGGATCACAGGAGAAGATGGCAGAAATTCGCATGACGACACAGAAGGACATTGGAGGAATCATTTCTCCTTTTGATGCATGGTTATTATTAAGAGGGTTAAAAACGTTGGCAGTGCGGATGGATCGTCACTGTGAAAGTGCTGAGAAGATTGCAGGTCTATTAGCCGAACATCCGGCAGTAGAAACCGTCATTTACCCTGGCCATTCCAATCATCCTCAACATGAGGTAATGAGGAAACAAATGAAGAAAGCCGGAGGAATGATTTCCTTTACAATAAAAGGTTCGAAAGAAGAGGCCCAGAAGCTTATGGATGATCTGGAGATGATCAAGATTGCCGTGAGTCTGGGGGATGCGGAAACATTGATCCAGCATCCGGCGACCATGACTCATGCAGTCGTACCAGAGGAGTCTAGAAAAAGCATGGGGATCAGTGACACGCTCCTAAGGCTTTCCGTAGGATTGGAAGCACCGGAGGATATATGGGATGATTTATCGCAGGCGTTGGATAAGGCATAA